A single window of Mycobacterium sp. ITM-2016-00318 DNA harbors:
- a CDS encoding thiolase family protein, with translation MSHFEKDAIISGLGISRIGRRMGIPGLDLTMEAVRAAIDDAGLTPSDIDGIATFGDTVPADLLEALGIQAADRTKGFDTGGVLIPVMSAFRAVSERQSRHVLVYRTVAMLGGSMNQEASPMLAPLASPPVEPHVPGTRRKLKPFEDIDELVAAHSYSAANWLAMHCRRHMELYGTTKEQLGWLAVNSRRNAGLNPRAAFRDPMTMEDYLSARPVSTPFGLFDCDVPIDGSIALVVSRADYTADCPSRPVAVQAIGGTYGSGGWFHRDDFPKMASVEAAAEMWSRTDLTPSDVDVAELYDGFTYLTFAWLEALGFCADGEAGPFVDGATRIALDGALPLNTYGGQLSAGRMHGYWLLHEACLQLRGQAGERQLGRRPEVAVAAAGGGPIAACMVLTA, from the coding sequence ATGAGCCATTTCGAGAAGGACGCCATCATCAGCGGCCTCGGCATCTCGCGGATCGGCAGGCGTATGGGCATCCCCGGCCTGGACCTGACGATGGAGGCAGTGCGTGCAGCCATCGACGACGCGGGCCTGACGCCTTCGGACATCGACGGGATCGCGACATTCGGTGACACCGTGCCCGCCGATTTGCTTGAGGCGCTCGGCATTCAAGCTGCAGACCGGACGAAAGGGTTCGATACCGGCGGGGTCCTCATCCCGGTGATGTCGGCCTTCCGTGCCGTGTCGGAGCGGCAGTCACGTCATGTGTTGGTGTACCGGACGGTCGCGATGCTCGGCGGTTCGATGAACCAGGAGGCGTCGCCGATGCTCGCTCCCCTGGCTTCGCCGCCGGTGGAGCCGCACGTGCCGGGCACCAGGCGCAAGCTCAAACCGTTCGAGGACATCGACGAACTGGTGGCCGCGCACTCCTACTCCGCGGCCAACTGGCTGGCCATGCACTGCCGGCGGCACATGGAGCTCTACGGCACGACGAAAGAACAGCTGGGCTGGCTGGCGGTCAACAGCAGGCGCAACGCCGGGCTCAACCCGCGCGCCGCCTTCCGGGACCCGATGACGATGGAGGACTACCTGTCGGCACGGCCGGTGTCGACGCCATTCGGGCTCTTCGACTGCGACGTGCCCATCGACGGGTCAATCGCCCTGGTGGTGTCCCGGGCCGATTACACGGCCGACTGCCCGAGTCGCCCCGTGGCGGTGCAAGCGATCGGCGGGACATACGGCTCGGGAGGGTGGTTCCACCGCGACGACTTCCCCAAGATGGCGTCGGTCGAGGCGGCCGCCGAGATGTGGTCGCGCACCGATCTCACCCCGTCGGATGTCGACGTCGCCGAACTTTATGACGGCTTCACCTATCTGACATTCGCGTGGTTGGAGGCGCTGGGCTTCTGCGCCGACGGCGAGGCGGGCCCGTTCGTGGACGGCGCGACGCGCATCGCGCTCGACGGTGCGCTGCCGCTGAACACCTACGGCGGTCAACTGTCCGCGGGGCGCATGCACGGCTACTGGCTGCTGCACGAAGCGTGCCTGCAGCTGCGCGGCCAGGCCGGCGAGCGCCAATTGGGCCGCCGTCCCGAGGTCGCCGTCGCGGCCGCTGGTGGCGGCCCCATCGCCGCCTGCATGGTGCTGACCGCCTGA
- a CDS encoding Zn-ribbon domain-containing OB-fold protein has protein sequence MLPKLTDDNRAFWTGGADGQLHIAWCARCEKWVQPPAAKCPDCQGELVARAVSGRGTVLTYTVNHQRFMPTVPVPYVIAIVELEEQEDLRVATNIVDCEPGSVHIGLPVDVRFERHEVDGDTVYFPLFAPRA, from the coding sequence ATGCTGCCCAAGCTCACCGACGACAATCGCGCCTTCTGGACGGGCGGTGCCGACGGGCAGCTGCACATCGCATGGTGTGCGCGGTGTGAAAAATGGGTGCAGCCCCCCGCCGCGAAGTGCCCCGACTGTCAGGGGGAACTGGTCGCGCGCGCGGTTTCGGGCCGGGGCACCGTTCTCACCTACACGGTGAACCACCAGCGGTTCATGCCGACGGTTCCGGTGCCCTACGTGATCGCGATCGTCGAACTCGAGGAGCAGGAAGACCTGCGCGTCGCCACGAACATCGTTGACTGCGAACCGGGTTCGGTACACATCGGGCTGCCGGTCGACGTGCGCTTCGAACGCCATGAGGTCGACGGTGACACCGTGTACTTCCCGCTGTTCGCGCCGCGGGCCTGA
- a CDS encoding STAS domain-containing protein, translating to MTVISSTEYIRDVGNAGLPNASISVESRGRTTLLTVAGEVDASNAEFLEMVLRGFTGRSGAVVVDLSGSSLFGARPLRALSDCDRRCRRDGVPFVVVTSPMQQTLLSRVDGSAGIRTATSVAVAVELSEHEMSMGTGSSISRVDPEKLRC from the coding sequence ATGACCGTCATCAGCAGTACCGAATACATCAGGGATGTGGGAAACGCCGGCCTCCCGAACGCGTCCATATCGGTGGAATCGCGGGGGCGGACGACGCTGCTCACCGTCGCGGGCGAGGTCGATGCCTCGAACGCGGAATTCTTGGAGATGGTGCTTCGTGGGTTCACCGGAAGAAGCGGAGCAGTGGTTGTCGACCTGAGCGGCAGCAGCCTTTTCGGCGCGCGACCCTTGAGGGCGCTATCCGACTGCGATCGCCGCTGCCGTCGCGACGGCGTGCCGTTCGTCGTCGTGACTTCCCCTATGCAGCAGACACTGTTGAGTCGAGTCGACGGCAGCGCCGGCATTCGGACCGCCACTTCCGTCGCCGTCGCTGTTGAACTGTCGGAGCACGAGATGTCGATGGGAACCGGGTCGTCGATTTCTCGAGTCGACCCGGAAAAACTGCGTTGTTGA
- a CDS encoding aldehyde dehydrogenase: MAQTTDLTVLDPRTGAVVTRIPTADVNACERAVVNAQNAREGWARAGAGERAARIRDAAASVEAEAKELAELIERETGKPVDDALGGVQAGVDTLRQYAELGPLHRGRSLQGGWEATDLMIAEPRGVVAVLSPWNDPIAVAAGLLGAALVTGNTVVHKPSERCPSAGRRFAELLAAQLPDGVLEIVDGDGSVGAMLAGADGVDVVAHVGSSATGREIAMACAARGAKALLENGGNDAPIVDNDIDPRWAAEKIATGAFANAGQICVSVERVYVVESVATRFLDELVREAREWAARIGPLVDERHRTQVHQHVTDAVDKGAAVLVGGQMDTGPGSFYSPTVLADCRPDMLVMSEETFGPVAPVRVVPDFPTALAEAAQDRYGLAATVLTSDMSHAQQAWRTLPVGTVKINAVFGGAPGGASEPRKASGTGFGFGPELLDEMTAMKVVHWTAPGPA; the protein is encoded by the coding sequence GTGGCTCAAACGACTGATCTGACCGTGCTTGACCCGCGCACCGGCGCGGTGGTGACCCGAATCCCGACCGCCGACGTCAACGCGTGTGAACGCGCCGTTGTCAATGCTCAAAATGCCCGGGAGGGCTGGGCTCGCGCCGGGGCGGGGGAACGTGCCGCCCGTATCAGAGACGCAGCCGCGTCCGTCGAAGCGGAGGCCAAGGAACTCGCCGAGCTAATCGAGCGCGAAACGGGCAAGCCGGTGGACGATGCCCTCGGCGGTGTGCAGGCAGGCGTCGACACGCTGCGTCAGTACGCCGAGCTCGGGCCGCTCCATCGCGGTCGTAGCCTCCAAGGTGGTTGGGAGGCAACCGATTTGATGATCGCCGAGCCTCGCGGTGTGGTCGCGGTCCTTTCGCCGTGGAACGACCCGATCGCGGTCGCGGCCGGATTGCTCGGCGCCGCCTTGGTAACCGGTAACACCGTGGTGCACAAGCCGAGTGAACGCTGTCCGTCTGCTGGCAGGCGGTTCGCCGAACTGCTGGCCGCGCAACTTCCGGATGGTGTGCTCGAAATTGTCGATGGCGACGGATCTGTCGGCGCCATGCTCGCAGGCGCTGACGGCGTCGACGTAGTGGCCCACGTGGGCAGCTCGGCGACCGGCCGCGAGATCGCCATGGCCTGCGCTGCGCGCGGGGCCAAGGCTCTGTTGGAGAACGGCGGCAACGATGCGCCCATCGTCGACAATGACATCGATCCCCGTTGGGCCGCCGAGAAGATCGCCACCGGCGCGTTCGCCAACGCCGGGCAGATCTGTGTCTCGGTCGAGCGGGTCTACGTCGTCGAGTCAGTCGCCACGCGCTTCCTCGACGAACTCGTTCGCGAAGCCCGTGAATGGGCGGCTCGCATCGGACCGCTCGTCGACGAACGTCATCGCACCCAGGTGCACCAGCATGTCACCGACGCGGTCGACAAGGGGGCTGCGGTATTGGTCGGCGGCCAGATGGACACCGGACCCGGCTCGTTCTATTCGCCGACGGTGCTCGCCGACTGTCGGCCGGACATGTTGGTGATGAGCGAGGAAACGTTCGGTCCTGTCGCACCGGTCCGCGTGGTGCCCGACTTCCCGACGGCGCTCGCCGAGGCGGCACAGGATCGCTACGGTCTGGCGGCGACGGTGCTGACGTCAGACATGAGCCACGCCCAGCAGGCGTGGCGGACGCTTCCCGTCGGAACCGTCAAGATCAACGCCGTTTTCGGTGGCGCACCCGGCGGGGCCTCCGAACCGAGGAAGGCCAGCGGCACCGGGTTCGGCTTCGGACCTGAACTGCTCGATGAGATGACGGCCATGAAGGTCGTGCATTGGACGGCGCCTGGACCAGCGTGA
- a CDS encoding cytochrome P450, with the protein MKSQPHRLSGTRALAALVDLGGSSIAAGVIARRRPVVRLLERVQADARAVARMKKLRRAFGRGPVELVLPGRRIVVILDAEDVGRVLAGAPEPFHPANREKRKALQWFQPHGVLISQGPIRQRRRQVNEAVLDSGSDLHRLAPAFIEVISEEVAGLIDDVTRDGSIDSAHFMTAWWQLVRRLMFGRAARDDEQVTDSLLRLRKAGNWSFLSLPHYRERAKFFEQLYRYAEDPEPDTLVAQVASASASGAVDPVGQMPQWLFAFDAAGMALLRTLALLATHPAQMTRAIEDSVTPNVPLVRSYLRSCVLESVRLWPTTPTILRDTTAVTEWRDGVERFSVAPGAGLMIVTPAFHRDDDLLPFAHQFVPDIWLDGSAMNYPQLVPFSAGPAECPGRDLVLFATSSVLAHLLATFDIRLSSQPQLLPGEPLPMTLNQLTLNFAVTTAARLPGTTT; encoded by the coding sequence GTGAAGTCGCAACCGCACCGGTTGTCCGGCACCAGGGCGCTCGCCGCCCTCGTCGACCTCGGGGGCTCATCGATTGCTGCGGGGGTGATCGCGCGGCGTCGTCCCGTAGTTCGGCTACTCGAGCGCGTTCAGGCCGACGCCCGTGCCGTCGCCCGGATGAAGAAGCTGCGACGGGCGTTCGGCCGGGGGCCGGTGGAACTCGTCCTTCCGGGCCGTCGCATCGTGGTGATCCTCGACGCCGAAGACGTCGGCCGCGTGCTGGCCGGGGCACCGGAACCCTTCCACCCGGCCAACCGAGAGAAGCGCAAGGCCTTGCAGTGGTTTCAGCCACACGGCGTGCTGATCTCGCAGGGACCGATTCGCCAGCGACGTCGGCAGGTCAACGAGGCAGTCCTGGACTCCGGAAGCGACCTGCACCGGCTGGCCCCGGCGTTCATCGAGGTGATCAGCGAGGAGGTCGCCGGCCTCATTGACGACGTCACCCGCGACGGCTCGATCGATTCGGCCCACTTCATGACCGCGTGGTGGCAGCTCGTGCGCCGGCTGATGTTCGGGCGCGCAGCGCGCGACGACGAACAGGTCACCGACTCGCTGCTGCGGCTGCGCAAGGCGGGCAACTGGTCGTTCCTGTCGCTGCCGCACTATCGGGAACGCGCCAAATTCTTCGAGCAGCTGTACCGCTACGCAGAAGACCCCGAGCCCGACACGCTGGTGGCGCAGGTCGCATCGGCTTCGGCAAGCGGAGCGGTCGACCCGGTCGGACAGATGCCCCAGTGGCTGTTCGCATTCGACGCCGCGGGGATGGCCCTGCTCCGTACGCTGGCGTTGCTCGCCACCCACCCCGCCCAGATGACGCGCGCCATCGAAGATTCGGTGACCCCGAATGTCCCACTGGTGCGGTCATATCTGCGCAGTTGCGTCTTGGAGTCGGTTCGGCTGTGGCCGACAACGCCCACCATCCTGCGCGACACGACGGCGGTCACCGAATGGCGCGACGGTGTCGAGCGGTTCTCGGTCGCGCCGGGCGCCGGGCTGATGATCGTCACACCCGCGTTTCACCGCGACGACGATCTGCTGCCCTTCGCCCACCAGTTCGTGCCCGACATCTGGCTCGACGGCAGCGCCATGAACTATCCCCAGTTGGTACCGTTCTCGGCCGGTCCCGCCGAATGTCCCGGCCGGGATCTCGTGCTGTTCGCCACCAGCAGCGTGCTGGCGCATCTGTTGGCCACCTTCGATATTCGACTGTCGTCACAGCCGCAACTGTTGCCAGGCGAGCCGCTGCCGATGACGCTGAACCAGCTCACCCTGAACTTCGCCGTGACCACAGCGGCCAGGCTGCCAGGCACAACCACCTGA
- a CDS encoding zinc-dependent alcohol dehydrogenase: protein MRAMVYRGPYKVRVEEKDTPPIEHPNDAIVRVTMAAICGSDLHLYHGMMPDTRIGMTFGHEFIGVVEEVGASVQTLKPGDRVMVPFNVYCGSCYFCARGLYSNCHNVNPNATAVGGIYGYSHTCGGYDGGQAEFVRVPFADVGPALIPDWMDDEDALLCTDALATGYFGAQLADIVEGDAVIVFGAGPVGLYAAKSAWLMGAGRVIVIDHLENRLAMARTFAHAETFNFAEYDDIVVAMKKATGGLGADSVIDAVGAEADGNLLQHVAATKFKLQGGSPIALNWAIDSVRKGGTVSVMGAYGPMFSAVKFGDAMNKGLTLRMNQCPVKRQWPRLFSHIQNGYLKPNDIVTHRIPLEHIADGYHIFSAKLDNCVKPIILPQAS, encoded by the coding sequence ATGCGGGCAATGGTCTATCGAGGGCCCTACAAGGTGCGCGTCGAAGAGAAGGACACGCCGCCCATCGAGCACCCCAACGACGCCATCGTGCGCGTCACCATGGCCGCGATCTGCGGATCGGACCTGCACCTCTACCACGGCATGATGCCGGACACCCGCATAGGAATGACCTTCGGTCACGAGTTCATCGGCGTGGTCGAAGAGGTCGGTGCATCGGTGCAGACTCTGAAACCCGGCGACAGGGTGATGGTGCCGTTCAACGTCTACTGCGGATCGTGTTACTTCTGCGCCCGAGGCTTGTACTCCAACTGCCACAACGTGAATCCCAACGCCACCGCGGTCGGCGGCATCTACGGGTACTCGCACACGTGCGGAGGCTACGACGGCGGCCAAGCCGAGTTCGTCCGTGTGCCGTTCGCCGACGTCGGTCCTGCGCTGATCCCGGACTGGATGGATGACGAGGACGCGTTGCTGTGTACCGACGCGCTCGCCACTGGGTACTTCGGCGCCCAACTGGCCGACATCGTCGAGGGCGACGCCGTGATCGTCTTCGGCGCGGGGCCGGTCGGGCTGTACGCGGCGAAGTCGGCATGGCTGATGGGCGCGGGCAGGGTGATCGTGATCGACCATCTGGAGAACCGGCTGGCGATGGCGCGGACGTTCGCCCACGCCGAGACCTTCAACTTCGCCGAATACGACGACATCGTGGTGGCGATGAAGAAGGCGACTGGCGGCCTTGGTGCGGACTCGGTGATCGACGCCGTGGGCGCCGAAGCCGACGGCAACCTCCTTCAACACGTCGCCGCCACGAAGTTCAAACTGCAGGGCGGCTCGCCGATCGCGCTGAACTGGGCCATTGATTCGGTGCGCAAAGGCGGAACGGTTTCGGTGATGGGCGCTTACGGGCCGATGTTCAGCGCCGTGAAGTTCGGCGACGCGATGAACAAAGGACTGACGTTGCGGATGAACCAGTGCCCGGTGAAAAGGCAGTGGCCGCGGCTGTTCTCACATATCCAGAACGGCTATCTGAAGCCCAACGACATTGTCACTCACCGCATTCCGCTGGAACACATTGCTGACGGCTACCACATCTTCTCCGCCAAGCTCGACAACTGTGTCAAGCCGATCATTCTGCCGCAAGCCAGCTGA
- a CDS encoding Rieske 2Fe-2S domain-containing protein, whose translation MRKLRNDPHRRGVDTASPFPPVTHDDPVSADGRRLVAIDRLDERRVVEVRTVAHGVLAVGLTPDGSPFAVSNLCRHQFAKLGRGRVNGQGCLECPWHRADYDVTRGAMTSGPKGRIFGFKPYSAAVRAFGNAAKLRSFDVEVRDGAIWLTG comes from the coding sequence ATGAGGAAGCTTCGCAACGATCCGCACCGCCGGGGAGTCGACACGGCCAGCCCATTTCCACCGGTCACGCATGACGACCCCGTGTCCGCGGACGGCAGGCGACTGGTCGCGATCGATCGCCTCGACGAACGCCGCGTCGTCGAGGTCCGCACAGTGGCTCATGGCGTGCTCGCCGTCGGTTTGACGCCCGACGGCAGCCCCTTCGCGGTGAGCAACCTGTGCAGGCACCAGTTCGCGAAGCTGGGGCGAGGGCGTGTCAATGGCCAGGGATGCCTCGAATGTCCTTGGCATCGAGCCGATTACGACGTCACAAGGGGTGCTATGACATCCGGTCCGAAGGGGCGAATTTTCGGCTTCAAGCCATATTCCGCTGCCGTCAGAGCGTTCGGCAACGCTGCCAAGCTGCGGAGCTTCGATGTCGAGGTGCGCGACGGTGCCATCTGGCTGACGGGCTGA
- a CDS encoding NAD-dependent epimerase/dehydratase family protein produces MRIVITGASGNVGTALLRRLAGPEAGHELVGIVRRPPREAGVYAHVQWHELDLADADAAAALTHIFDGSDAVVHLAWGFQPTRNTDYLSRQGVGGTTAVLRAAHEASVGQLLHMSSVGTYAAGRYGERVDESWSTAGIPTSPYSRNKSAAEALLDSYASEHGESGVPIARMRPGFIVQRLAASGLMRYALPGYVPMLAVPLLPLLPLDRRLCIPLVHADDVADAFARAIERRASGPFNLAAEPPLGRDDVAKVLKAKPIHLPSAVLGALVDVSWRARLQPIDRGWLDMAFSVPLLDCSRAAAELGWSPTWSSVDALADVMEGVGQQAHAESPPLRRRSMVEQLHRDLTKGLMTTRRLP; encoded by the coding sequence ATGCGAATCGTTATCACCGGGGCCTCTGGGAACGTCGGCACCGCCCTGCTTCGCCGGCTCGCCGGGCCGGAGGCGGGACACGAACTGGTCGGCATTGTGCGCAGGCCGCCGCGGGAGGCCGGCGTATACGCGCACGTGCAATGGCATGAACTCGACCTGGCCGATGCCGATGCGGCCGCTGCGCTGACGCACATCTTCGACGGTTCGGACGCTGTCGTGCACCTGGCGTGGGGTTTTCAACCGACGCGCAACACCGATTACCTGTCCAGGCAAGGGGTCGGCGGCACTACCGCGGTCCTGCGCGCGGCCCACGAGGCGTCGGTCGGCCAATTGCTGCACATGTCGTCAGTTGGCACTTATGCCGCGGGCCGCTACGGCGAGCGCGTCGACGAATCATGGTCGACCGCAGGCATTCCGACGTCACCGTACAGCCGCAACAAGTCGGCGGCCGAGGCGCTGCTCGACTCCTACGCGTCCGAGCACGGGGAGTCGGGTGTGCCGATCGCCAGGATGCGACCCGGTTTCATCGTGCAGCGCTTGGCGGCCAGCGGACTGATGCGGTACGCGCTTCCCGGCTACGTGCCGATGCTCGCAGTGCCGCTCCTTCCGCTCCTCCCGTTGGATCGCCGGCTGTGCATTCCCCTCGTCCACGCCGATGATGTCGCAGACGCATTTGCGCGCGCGATCGAGCGACGGGCCTCAGGACCGTTCAACCTCGCCGCAGAGCCGCCCCTCGGCCGCGACGATGTCGCGAAAGTGTTGAAAGCAAAGCCGATTCACCTGCCGTCGGCCGTGCTGGGAGCACTCGTCGACGTCAGTTGGCGCGCGCGCTTGCAGCCGATCGACCGCGGCTGGCTCGACATGGCGTTCAGCGTGCCGTTGCTGGACTGCTCGCGGGCGGCCGCGGAGTTGGGCTGGAGTCCGACGTGGTCGTCGGTCGATGCACTGGCTGACGTCATGGAGGGGGTGGGACAACAGGCGCATGCCGAGAGCCCGCCGCTGCGGCGGCGATCGATGGTCGAGCAGTTGCACCGCGATCTCACCAAGGGCCTGATGACCACCAGGCGCCTGCCGTAG
- a CDS encoding NAD(P)/FAD-dependent oxidoreductase → MRSGHRPSAQIRAGIDALVADRADAPAAAWRSRYDGFRLDTCGFWSHLPGQRIPRRYGRWPKRDDIVDYFDDYVRRQGLRLAQKVEVSRLSRIDDGWRIDTESDVLTAEAVLVATGNFHTPIVPPWPGTEDFSGALLHSAHYRNARPFIDRDVLVVGSGNSATDIALQLADAEARRVRMAVRRPPQLVPRSAAGVPVDAFSPGFSRLPAPILDNAARVMQRLWFGEVRKAGLPVPEKGIYTALLEDGQIPTLGDELARNVVHGRIEVVAAVQSFDRTCVVLADETTIEPDVVIAATGYRRGLEPLVGHLGVLDGKGRPVSNGVPSAAAGLWFAGYEEPLIGPLRSFRLQASGIARDIAGYLEAAS, encoded by the coding sequence GTGCGGTCTGGGCATCGCCCGTCAGCTCAAATACGAGCAGGCATCGATGCGCTCGTCGCCGACCGCGCCGACGCCCCCGCCGCCGCGTGGCGCAGTCGCTATGACGGCTTCCGCCTGGACACCTGCGGCTTCTGGTCCCACCTTCCGGGACAGCGCATCCCGCGCCGCTACGGTCGCTGGCCGAAGCGTGACGACATCGTGGACTACTTCGACGACTACGTGCGACGCCAAGGTTTGCGCCTGGCGCAGAAGGTTGAGGTCAGCCGGCTCAGCCGAATCGATGACGGCTGGCGTATCGATACCGAAAGTGACGTGCTGACCGCCGAGGCGGTGCTCGTTGCGACCGGCAACTTCCACACCCCGATAGTGCCGCCGTGGCCGGGCACAGAGGATTTCAGCGGCGCACTCCTTCACTCGGCGCACTACCGGAACGCGCGGCCGTTCATCGACCGCGACGTGCTGGTGGTCGGATCGGGCAATTCCGCGACCGACATCGCCCTGCAGTTGGCAGACGCAGAGGCGCGGCGGGTCCGGATGGCTGTCCGCAGGCCGCCGCAACTGGTGCCCCGCTCAGCGGCCGGCGTGCCCGTCGATGCGTTCTCGCCGGGGTTCAGCCGGTTGCCCGCACCGATCCTCGACAACGCCGCCCGAGTGATGCAGCGGCTGTGGTTCGGCGAAGTGCGGAAGGCGGGGCTGCCCGTGCCGGAGAAGGGCATCTATACGGCCCTTCTTGAGGACGGCCAGATCCCGACGTTGGGCGACGAACTGGCGCGAAACGTTGTGCACGGCCGCATCGAGGTGGTGGCCGCCGTGCAGTCGTTCGACCGCACCTGCGTTGTGTTGGCCGATGAAACAACGATCGAGCCGGACGTCGTCATCGCGGCTACCGGATACCGGCGAGGCCTTGAGCCTTTGGTCGGCCATCTCGGGGTACTCGATGGCAAGGGGCGTCCGGTGAGCAACGGAGTGCCCTCTGCGGCAGCGGGTTTGTGGTTCGCGGGCTACGAGGAGCCGTTGATCGGCCCCCTGCGGTCTTTTCGGCTGCAAGCCTCCGGCATCGCGCGGGACATCGCCGGCTACCTCGAAGCCGCCAGCTGA
- a CDS encoding MMPL family transporter gives MSKYLYAIGGFCFRRRRLVLGAWLAVLVGVALAGVGLRGEPSDDFTIPGTESQRAVEQLQQKLPAFSGAQTQVTFAAGPGARLSDPMLAAGIDESIANLRSIPQIAVAAGPTQTRLVSPDGQVALGTVQWKAQPGEVDDGPLAAVQAAMRPAQLAGVQVEYSGSVFPGYKVSVPELPEIIGIVVAFLILLLTFGAVVAAGLPIITACIGVGIGALGIFAVAALVDMPTAALSLALMLGLSCGVDYALFILNRYRNNLLLLRPKEESAALAVGTAGGAVVFAALTVIIALCGLSIVGIPFLTYMGVAAAVSVLIALLIAVTLLPALLGFAGDRVAKFIPTPFDRAKETAQVAAFTPHRTLGAQWGRFVVATRKRLLIAGTAALVVLGLPAFGMHLGLPSGASQPESNTSRKAYDLTSEHMGAGFNGPLLVVADVTRADDPNAVAAIASRLRQEPGVVTAAPAASQNGAAIIQVIPTTGPNDTATADLVNRIRDDRATIEGDTGATILVGGTTASNIDTSDKLAAALPIFLVVVVGLAFILLTVAFRAALVPVTSIVGFLLSVFAALGVQVAIFQWGWGADLLGVTPGETISFLPIIVLAIIFGLSSDYQVFVVSRMKEELTKTDDALEAVRNGVGLSARVVTAAALIMFGVFVAFLAGGDPIIKSVGLTLAVGVFLDAFVVRLTLIPAIMSILGNRMWAHSKWFDTYVPDVDIEGTKLEARESPGQLAASR, from the coding sequence ATGTCGAAGTACCTGTACGCCATCGGCGGCTTTTGCTTTCGTCGTCGCCGGTTGGTGCTCGGCGCATGGCTTGCCGTGCTCGTCGGCGTCGCCCTCGCCGGCGTCGGCCTGCGAGGTGAGCCCAGCGACGACTTCACGATTCCGGGCACCGAATCGCAACGGGCCGTCGAGCAGCTTCAGCAGAAGTTGCCCGCTTTCAGCGGCGCGCAGACGCAGGTCACCTTCGCCGCCGGGCCCGGGGCCCGGCTGAGCGATCCCATGCTGGCCGCCGGCATCGACGAATCGATCGCAAACCTGCGCTCGATTCCCCAGATCGCGGTCGCGGCGGGGCCCACGCAGACTCGGCTGGTATCACCGGATGGCCAGGTCGCGCTGGGAACGGTGCAATGGAAGGCCCAGCCGGGTGAAGTCGATGACGGCCCGCTCGCAGCGGTGCAGGCCGCCATGCGACCCGCACAGCTGGCCGGGGTGCAGGTCGAGTATTCCGGCAGCGTGTTTCCCGGCTACAAGGTCAGCGTTCCCGAGCTGCCCGAGATCATCGGCATCGTCGTCGCGTTCCTGATCCTGCTGCTCACATTCGGCGCCGTCGTCGCCGCCGGGCTGCCCATCATCACGGCGTGCATCGGTGTCGGCATCGGCGCGCTCGGCATTTTCGCCGTCGCCGCCCTCGTCGATATGCCGACCGCCGCGCTGTCTCTTGCGCTGATGCTGGGGCTGTCGTGCGGCGTCGATTACGCGCTGTTCATCCTGAACCGCTACCGCAACAATCTGCTCCTGCTGAGACCAAAGGAGGAGTCTGCCGCGCTGGCGGTCGGCACTGCCGGCGGGGCGGTGGTATTCGCCGCGTTGACGGTGATCATCGCGCTGTGCGGATTGTCGATCGTCGGCATTCCCTTCCTCACCTATATGGGCGTCGCGGCCGCCGTGTCGGTCCTCATCGCCTTGCTCATCGCGGTGACGCTTCTGCCGGCGCTGCTCGGTTTCGCGGGAGATCGCGTCGCGAAGTTCATCCCGACGCCGTTCGACCGCGCGAAGGAAACGGCTCAGGTGGCGGCGTTCACCCCGCACCGCACCCTCGGCGCCCAATGGGGACGCTTCGTCGTGGCCACGCGCAAGCGGCTGCTGATCGCTGGAACCGCCGCACTCGTCGTGCTCGGCCTGCCCGCCTTCGGAATGCATCTCGGATTGCCCAGCGGCGCCTCGCAACCGGAGTCGAACACCTCGCGCAAGGCCTACGATCTGACCTCGGAGCACATGGGCGCGGGCTTCAACGGTCCTCTTCTCGTGGTGGCCGACGTCACAAGGGCCGACGATCCCAATGCGGTCGCGGCCATCGCATCGCGTCTCCGCCAGGAACCCGGAGTGGTCACCGCCGCACCCGCGGCCAGCCAGAACGGCGCCGCCATCATCCAGGTCATCCCGACGACGGGACCGAATGACACCGCGACCGCCGATCTGGTCAACCGAATCCGGGACGACCGGGCCACCATCGAGGGCGACACCGGCGCGACGATTCTCGTGGGCGGCACCACCGCGTCCAACATCGACACCTCGGACAAGCTCGCCGCTGCGCTGCCGATCTTCCTCGTGGTGGTCGTCGGGCTCGCGTTCATCCTGCTGACCGTTGCCTTCCGGGCTGCGCTCGTGCCCGTCACCTCGATCGTCGGCTTCCTCCTCTCGGTGTTCGCGGCATTGGGCGTTCAGGTCGCGATCTTCCAATGGGGCTGGGGCGCTGATCTTCTCGGTGTCACGCCCGGCGAAACGATCAGCTTTCTTCCGATCATCGTGCTGGCGATCATCTTCGGCCTGTCCAGCGACTATCAGGTGTTCGTGGTCTCCCGGATGAAGGAAGAGCTGACCAAGACCGACGATGCGTTGGAAGCGGTGCGCAACGGCGTCGGCCTCTCCGCACGTGTCGTCACCGCCGCGGCCCTGATCATGTTCGGCGTCTTCGTCGCCTTCCTCGCCGGAGGCGATCCCATCATCAAATCGGTTGGGCTGACGTTGGCCGTCGGCGTCTTCTTGGACGCGTTCGTCGTCCGGCTCACCTTGATTCCGGCGATCATGAGCATTCTGGGCAACAGGATGTGGGCGCACTCGAAGTGGTTCGACACCTACGTCCCCGACGTCGACATCGAGGGAACGAAGCTGGAAGCGCGCGAAAGCCCCGGTCAGCTGGCGGCTTCGAGGTAG